Sequence from the Syngnathus acus chromosome 13, fSynAcu1.2, whole genome shotgun sequence genome:
CCTGTAATATAGGGTGTAGTTCAGTGGGAACATTTAATTTGTCCAAATATGAGATATACTGGACTAGCATGCACAGAGGGAAAGAAGGtgcatcattttcttttgactcgtgccatagtcttttttttttatcttcatacattaacacattacaacATAAGACAAAGATAATGTCGTTCAAACATAACACATAactaaaaattgtaaaaaaaaagaatctattttttttaaattggccaATTAATTAGTTATTGGAATTTCATTCTGTCATTTATCCGAAtctaaaaaaatccatatcaATCGGGCCCTAACTGAGACTATTGATTATTACAGTATATTGAAGATGGCTACATACAGTATATCGGTCATTTCCAGCAACCCAAAACCAAATGCTGAAGGAGAATAACGTTAACTGGCAATATTACTCTACCACAAAGGCACTCATAGGAGAGAATACTACCACAACACATCCTAATTATACCATTCCAGAAACTTCCTGTCTTCTTTCAAGGGCAACATGAGTTTAATGTGTGTGCAGTTGAGAGGCATCCCCTTTGTGGTTGTTGGTGCAAACAGAATGCCAGCCACTTTGAATAAAATCACTCATTCTTGTCCAGCAAATTTGCAATATGCgaatttaaaaacacacaagtacGGTCGATATTCATTCCTATAAATAACCATACTCTACATTCTGAAACGCAAGTTAACTTGTATTTTGTTGAATGATGCCTCTGCTTGCCTTTTTGTTATACGTGTTTGTCAATCTGCTCATTTGGCTCTCATTTTAGTGTGCGCTCCTGACATCAAATTTCGTCTCGCACAAGAGAACTGAGAAGTCAGACAACTTACTTTCTCAGGTGCTCATGTTCCTTCAGAAACAGCTCTGTTCTTCTGTTGTTCACACCTGAACCACTTTTATAcattctaaaaagaaaaaaaagaaaagaaaaaacacatacaGGTTAGAAACAAATTATAACCGTTCTCTTAGGTTTTCTTGCTTTGAGTAATGATGAGGAGCATGGAGCAGATGTTTAAATCCCCAAACATCTCTCCGAGACTACCAAAGATACATTAGGCTGACTGTTGCACTACTGAGAGCCATTTCTTGTTGCCAAATGGTGACGCTTTGAATAATTAAGTTAAGAGGCATTTAAATCACTTCAGGGTGGGGTCAAGAAGATGACTTTGTGAATCTTTGAAGGTGAATCCTAAAACTGTTGAATGGTAAAAACGGTGCATGGCAACATTTCAAGTACTGGTAAGCTCCAACTAAATTTTGCATCATCATTGTTAGTTTTTGCCTAACTTTTGTGTCGTCCGGTATCTTTGTAATCCCGGGCGCCAATACCACATCATTTCCTTTCATCTCTTTTACATTAAAAGGCTTCCTGTGGTTCACCAGTTGAAAGGCTTTAATGTGAAGCAGCAGTGGGAGGAAAAATCCACTTGCATTAGCCCATGACTTAAAACTACAAATGAGTGGTTCCAAAGAGAGTAGCGCTGCAAAAATTCTGGAGTTatagaaatggaaaataactgCAATGTTCACAAAGTTAATTGTGCAAGCTTTTTAAAAGAACTTTGAGCTAACAGGATGGTGATAATAGGACAGTGCAGACCTTGtactaaatggaaaaaaatgtagcgCAAGCAAAGCTCACTTGGCCAAACATTTTTAGCCAACCAAAGGGCGTTTGCAAACGTGTAACAAAAGATGAATCAATGATGAAATGCAAAGACATTTTACTGGTAACAAATTAAGACACACTTAATTCCATGCAAATGCTTAATAGCGCCACCATAATACAATGATAAAGAGGGCTCAGTTTTCCATTAGTGAATGTGAGCGAATGGTTTATTACACCGACCGCAAAGCGAACATCACACACCCATTTCTTTGATGCAACTCATTTTTCAGGAGCTAGTAACAGATGCTggctgctgcgctctcattgGTTTTCTAGTCATTTAACTCAGCCCCACCCTCACAAGGAGAAGGAACACGATGAAGAGCAGGAGGCAGTGAGAGGGGGCggcaaaaaaacatgtaacTGAAGAACAAATGCAGCCATTTAATTCCCAGTGCTCCCTCCAAAGGTGCTGATTGGAAGTACAATGGTATAGTGCACTCATCGTAAGCAGCAAATTGTGCATGTGCAGTCGTAAGCAGCAGGGATAACGCAaggcttatttaaaaaaaaaaaaaaaaaattgtgcatgTGCAGCTGACATTAAAAGCAGGGGCAGGAGTCTGAGTTCTTATGAAATGGTACATCAGTATGCACAGTACGTGTGCTCCCATGTacaaaaattgcttttgcaaTAAGAATCCACAACTTCAAAATGTGCAGTGTTTGCTTAAACTGTTGTTCACATAGGCGAGACTGTGGCTAGTTTATAAGCCATATGAGCACTGTTAAACATCAATCTTGGTTAAAGCGTCTCTGAGGATATCTCCTGCCCCCTGTCGGTTTAAATGATAGCTGCACCAAAAGCATCCATGCAGGTCAGTACCATGAAATGGAAAACCACAACCCCAATAATAAGCATTAAAGTAAAATGTCAGTGTGATTAAAATTACCAAAGGGCAGCATTTTTCCCTCTTGGGCTCTTATGTTGGATCTTGTCAGAATAAATTTTATGATTTTGCAAacatttcttctagcatttaGTTTAAATAGTTCGCTTGCTCGCAGCCACCCACATCAATCGTTAGAGCATCCGGTAAATAACACATTCTGTCTACATTAGATTCAACTTCAATGAGCCTTAAGTAGGTTCAGTGTCATACCTAAACTTGTTTATGAGGTGATACATCGTTCTTTTAATTCAGTTTCTTGTGTGTAATGATCATCAATTGTAATGAAGACGGCCTTGTTTTGGAAAGCAAAGAAGAACTtggaacttttctttttttttgcatcagcCTTAAGCAGGTATGAGGCAGCGGCAGGAAGTCTGCATACTCAATGCATGGAGACGATCGATAGGAATCCTGCAGTGCTCACCGTATGCGTGTGGCCGTGAGATCAATAAGCCATTACAAAGCAAATGAAATGAGTCATACTGTGATGGAGCATTTCAATATACTGACTAACAGCTGAGCCAATCAGATGACAGGACACACTTCTCCAAGCAAAGAGGCTGAGAAAATTCTTCCTTCAGGTCCACGCAAGGTTCAACTATCCGAAAAGCAATTAAGAGATGCCAGCAAGTGGCATCAACTATTTGAGTTAACAGTTGAGTTATTTTGGTTCCTGTGCTCTGACCACACAGATGGATTTAGGATTTGTTCAAATGACACAATTCAGATTCCTTGTCTAAAGTGGAACAATCTGAATACGTGTCATAGAAGCTGCAAGAGAACAACAATCtgtttttgcatgttttatagtCCAAATTATGTAAGCATAAACACGTCATACTTGAAATTGTTGGTCTTGAACCTATAATCTATGACAGTATAACTTTTTATAAACTTTTCCATGatattctattattttggAAAGGGTCTATACGTAACGAACGGGTTGGTCAATGACTCACTGCACTTAGCAGAGTGCTGCCTTAAATTGAGTCAAATTGACTTTCAAAAGCCCGAGAACAAATAATTGCAAAAGTCACAAGCAAAGCAAAATTTTATCATCAACACTGGTTCAGTGAAATTACTGAGTGCTGATGTTTAAGTGGATCATATTATATTATAGGTCGCCTACTCATCACATGGGACCAGGAAAAACTAAATTATGGTACTTACTCAATGTCCTTTCTGACAGATCCTAATAGGTCTTCCCGTTCACGGATGGCTAAGAAGTTTCCTTTAGTTTTGTGGAATTCATGTGTGTAATCCTGGGATGGGAAAATTTAGAGACAAGGGATAAAATCATTAAAATATGTGAACAAAGAATGGCTCTGATGAAACTTTTAAATCAGGTAGCAAGGAAGATGAGGAATGAATGAGTTGGCAAACCTGGAGGATGTCTCTGTGCCTCTGGAGGGTGTGCATGAGTGCGGCATTCAGAGAAGCTGCGCCTGGAGCATTGGTGTACTCTGCCATCTTGTCATTCACTGTCGTCAGCTGACAGAGACAAGGTGGGATCggaaatatatacatttgttttaaaaaaaaacgtggtaGTCGATGTGCAGTTGTTTACAATACATAGTAAAAGCAATCCACTTAACTGCAGTCACAGTTATGGGGAAATAAAGCTTCAAATATGCTTCTGAGCGaactattgtattttttttactcctatAAAATTGCCGGTTTGTGGCTTAAGGAAGGGCAAGTCGGTGTGTTTTAGCTCAACGTTAAACATAATtcaaagagtaaaaaaaaatacaacagcgTACAACAGCTTAATTTTCTCATTAATAATTACAAATATGATAATGatggacatttgtttttgtcacaagGAGACTTGCAGACAGACTAAtttaatattctaattttaGGTTTCTtggaagaagaacaaaaaaagaataaaaaattgtGTCTTTATTAAGGTATTCTTGTTAACAGTCTAAAAGAAGTTGCCTCATTAActttaatgaaaaaatattaaataaataataattctgAATACAATTAGGATATAAAGGAGGCATGCAAATAGCATATACAGTATGGGAGGTGATTTCACTAGCCGATAATTAACAGAATTTGTATGCCGTGTCTAATTGTGATTCTCCTACGCAATTACCCccaaaattgcatttaaaGCATAGTGCACACTCAGTTGACTTTCAAGTACAATGGTAATGCACTTACTTTGGCCAGCAGCTGTTCAATCTCCACTGACATGGTGTCAAACATTCTGTCCTGAGTCGAGTTATTTAACAACGGTGTGGTGTCTGACCTACAGGAAGAggccaaatgtaaaaaaaaaaaaaacaacaacaacaacaacaacaaaaatgaatggcttAATCAAATGCTAAAAAGGGTGAGCTGATGTGTTCACTGGTTTAGTTAAAACTGGACATCGAATGCTTAGTTGTATGGAACTAAAAAAATCAGAGTAAAGTATGGCCCCATTAGCCCAATACAGGACACTAATTGGAGTCATTTTGCGCTCATGACTAGGAGCCACGTTGACACGTCAGAACAATGTAAACATGGGAACAGAATGGTGTTGTGATCCAGTACAGCCCCTATTTATATCAATAATCATTGCCTACGTGTCTCCTCGCCGGCCATCCCTTGGGCTGTTGTAGCTGGTACATAGTTTACTAAAGGACACCAACTTCAGGTCCAGTTCATTCTCCCATTGCCTGGCCTGTTTTCGAAGATCTAAAACACATGACACGCACAGCAAATCGTTTCAAAGTCGAAGCTACTTGGCTTGGGTCGGCAAAACAAACAGCCACGACAAGTTGATCACATCGATTAAGATCGGTTATATTAAAGAAATCCGAAATAAAATCTTCATGAGCGTAACAACTCGATTAACAAATCTGTTGATGCGATGACGTGAAGTTACTTAGCGGCTGGTTAGCTAGCCAGTGGACAGACAGGTTAGAAGACGCGTGAACGACACGTTGGAGTACCCGCAGAAGaagcaaaaaatattaatactACAGAATAATAGTGGACAGTCCTTTGACAGTTTAGTTAAATTATTATCTCTTACCTTCCCAGTAGTTACTGCTTCCCATTCCTgccatctttgttttgtctgaGACGTCACCAACTTCCGGGTTTGGCACGTCAACCaccattcaaatattttatgtcGCCCCCTGCCGACCTTTTTTTAGTAGCACAACTCCCAGTGAATGAGTAACAGTACTGTTTCGCAATTTGTGGGAGagtgtttaaatattttgcctgCCACTGTACGCCGCTGACATAGACAGATAAACAACCATACATTTGTAACGGaataattttcggactattaGGTGATAACTTCATACACATGGCACATTTAAAATCCTAGATTTGATTATTTAGATAATTCCTTGCAGCACATTCTGATCTTTTATGGTATGCTTAAATGtcactggaatcactgctTAGTGTGCTACTGTAAATGAGCACGCGTGCGTGATTCTGAACTAAAGTAGAGTCTGCCAGAACACTAAACAAGACACTACTTGTTAATTCTGACACACGTCTTCCCTGCAAtagtaaaactaaaatatttatCCTATTACATCATGACACAAATCACTGAGTATTCAAAACTCAGGCAACGATgatctttcctttttttttagtataaaaaatgtcattgacaTTAGACAAACTGCAATAATGTTACAGGAACTTTGTGCATCAGTTCACCATCCCCAGAAATGATCCATTCTTAAACCAAGACTAAAACAATAAGCAATGGAAATTGTTTGTCTCAAGAGGTTTTGGGGCAGATTAACATTATTAATCAACAGAACTTCGTGTTGACATTAAATCACGCACATTTCACCAATTCTTTCATTTACACGTGACAAACATACATTCCAGTTTATATAAAACTTCAACATTGGAAGACTTTCCAGACTTCCCAAAGCACACGCATATTCATTCTGACATGGTAagaacagggggggggggggattccaaaacattacatttgaaaagacaTTTAGAGACTGGAAAATAAGGCAAGTCTTTAAGAAAATATTATGCTATAGCGGAACAATTCTGGTATGTTCCACTTCATAAGGAACTAAATTGTGAGGTAAATGATTTGGTTGAGGGTGAGCTTTCTATGATGCCAAATGCTATGGCATTTTCCTGTTCAAAAGAAATGTGGACATTCTTGATTAAAGTGAGGACAGAATTTGACATATTTTCCATTTACTCAAGCATACAGATCCATAATAAAAGGAACagtacattaaaaaataaaagacattcATCATTTGACATTTGTTAAAAGATTTGCTTGTTCCTTGACatagttctttttttcctccccattTACAGTGCAAGTGATTGGGACTAATGTTGACACTCTTTCGAGAAACTCGTTCTTTTccttgaggaaaacaaaatcattagCGTAGGAATAGTTCAACATCAGAATAGAGGGGTCTAATTTGTATGTCTTCCTACCCACTGAGAATAGGATGGATCATAAACTTTGAAGGCCCAAATGTTTTCTACTTCCTACATTGCTGCTCCAGAGAAGCCAAGGCACAAAAGTGGATCCACCCTCCAGGGACTCAGGACATTTTTGTTGCACAGttaagctcccaaaaaaaaaaaaaaaaaaaaaaaaagatagaaaaATGTCATCACCAATCTTACATAGTATTTACACAGGATGGTGAGGACAATAAATCATATGTACTTTTATgctctaattttttttccatgacaaGCTGATAGGTCCCCAAAACTTTGGGCACTCAAAGGCGGGACGGATGAGCGGCGCACAGGATCAAAGCTTTAGGTTGAGACTGAGCACCAAAAGACGACCGCAACGTTTTGTCAATGATGGCGCAACAATTAGATTAATAACTGCGCAGGTTTTAAAAACCCATCAGTGTCACAGAGCGTGTTTCAGTCTTGGTGCATTCATGAGGAGGCAGATAAAACATCTCCACATTCTTGCTATCCCGGGGTTTATCTTGCAGaagcaaaatataaacatCGCAGAGGCTCTTTCATATTTTGTTGGCATATAACGTATCCTCATCACTTTCACTTTCATCCTGAAACTCGTGGGCAAGGAGAGACTTTTTGGAGCCCATTGACGTCAGCCGGATCTCGTCGTCGTACTCGTCTCGATGCTGCCGCAAACGATGGAAGCCATCTTTTTGCCGATTGGACTTGgcagcgcacacacaccagatGATGCAGGCCGTTATCACCAATGCTGTCATGGAGGCAGCTGCAGAAAGAAGAGATCTAATCAGGTGGGCACCAATGTCAATTTTGCAGCAGGGAAACTATTCTGAAgggacaaaattaaaaacctGCAAATCTGGATAAAATAATTAATCCTGTTTTTGTTAACATTTTACCTTGATTTGGCTTTTCatctaattttgtttttaaatgatgtcaATCGTGCACTTATCTGATGTAAGTGACCGGCTCTCCGTTTATAGGGTAAAATTCAATTAGCTAATGATGAGCATGGACTTCCCTAGTTAGCAAACTAAAATATTCAAGCAGtttcaaagtatattataGCAAAACGAAATAATATAACactccaaaattgtgtgttgctgtgcttcagaacaagtcttcatctaatcgatgactttttaaactattaatttTTACTATGTTAGGTCAAtctgactttggcaccatcttctggtgaaatttggaatggAAATGGAGGTTTACTGGTTCAACCAACAAATTCCCCTTTGCCAATAGTTAATTTTGAAGCAGTAACTTTTAAGTAACCCCTACTCAGGTCCCCTTCTTTAGGTCTTCCATGTCaagctttgaaatttggaatttcatctTAGCCAATTCGTCTGGGCCAAATCCaatacacactcacgcaccaTCTTTTACCATCCTATCCACCATGTAACTCGACAATGATTATGATGCTATACACTTGCATTGTATGCTAATGGGTCCACAGTGGTAAACCAGAAGTTAATTTTACATGCAGAGGTCCCAAATCCACATCCAGAGTAGAAACCCTGCCACAGATTGGCTTTAGCTACAGGCACTTCCAATTAGCAGTCAGGTAAACGAGCGCCGCATGAGCATGCTCTTTCTGCTGGTTTTTACTTTGTGGACCTGGACTTGACACTTCTGTTTAAATAAGATTACCTGCACTGGCCACCACAAATTCTCTTGGTAGACCAAAGATGCTGTGATCCATATCAAACTCAATGATGACAGAGCTTGCTGCTTCATAGGAGGACACCACCACCTGAGTTGAGACATGGCAACAATGACTTGAAACTGTAGCCGACATGCAATCTTTCAAATTGTAACACATcacaccaaacaaacaaatacaggCAATAATTATTGTATTAATTTTGTTCCCATCTGTTCAATTTTTAACAAAAGGGTGAGAAATGCACAATTAGAAGTTTTTGTGGATGGATTAAACTACTGCTGCATTTTTGAGCACCGTTGaagaaaaaggggggggggggggcgggagTGGCAAAAAACACACGTGGTAAAACATTTGCTCGATTCTTACTGCTCCCGAACGAAAAGCAGAGTGATACCTGATTGACCTTCTTTTAGCAATGACGCTGCCTCATTAGAAAATCACCTATGCAGGTGTGACTACTCAACCCAACCTCCAACAAGTTGCCTTATGGGTGACAAACAGGAGTTGAGAACCcactcgtaaaaaaaaaatcattgcattACTCAACCTTTTACTTCAGCCTTTGTATGAAATACAAAGACCACCAGTCTTTTTCATCCTTTAATTATTCAGTGCTTAAGAAATATAATGGTGAAAAGTTGACTGAGGGCATCCCAAGTGAAGATTCAGCGATGCCGACTGAAAACAGTCTCCAAGTGTTGTATGTAAAAAAGTAAGTGCAACTCTTGATCTTACTTTCTAATTTGCATGATGCGtatccattaaaaaaatatgttttaactTCTAGAGATGCTGCATATGAAATGAGTTGCTATGGCTTGAGACGGCGGATTAGATGTCCGAAGAAATACGGAGAAACAACAAAGGAAAGGAGTTACATGGTGGCACCTAAAACTGACTTGGATGTGTGGAATGAGCAGAAAGATGGAGATTGTGTGCAGAGACCGCTGGACAACCGGTATAAATGCAATGCTGCAATTCTTCCAGACCTCCATGTGACTCTCAGTGACAAAGCAAAAAGCGACATTTGCTCCAGCGGTGTTGTGACGTATAAGTCAGAACCAGAAGCGGGACCTTTAATGATCCATGGCTTCACGGTAGCAGAGTATCAAAACATGTATCATTTACTGGTGGATCCTCTGCTCCGAAGTCCTTGTGGGAAGCCAAGAGCGTACAATTTGGAGCTGGGACGCACTATTAAGGAGCACCTGTTTACAGAGCTGGGCTACCCCATGCTTCAGATATTTGAGTCACAAGGAACAGTGAATGTAGTGGAGCGCTTTTGTTTGCTTCGCACAACACCCAGCATAGACATCGACTGTAATGAAGGCTTTCCAAAATAAAGCATGCAATCTTTTAATCACGGCTCCAAAATattaaacaatttttttgcttgcatttTCACAGATTTGTTGGACATGTTTTGCTGCAAAGCTAAAAATGGTTACGCGCTGCAGTTTAAATGCGTGAGGGTTCATAATGGCCAAAATACACCTTCGGAGTTAATGTTGTGTGTACCAATGTGGTGACTCCTTTCATCACTTCCCTGAAGGGGTCGCCACAGCAAACCACCTGTTTTTGTCCAGATGATTTGCATGAGAAGTGTTTGGCACAGTTTTTACGCTGGATGCCCTTACTGACCCAACCCTCTGCATTCACCCGAGCTTGGGACCAGCACAGTGGAGACACTGACATGTGCCCCCCTATGGCTGCATATGGTTCCCTGAtcgggaatcgaaccccggCCGCGGGCGGTGAAAGCTCCGCATCCTAACCACTGGACCATCAGGGAGTAGTGTGTACCAATACGACACAAAATTAACCTAagcatgaattttttttttttgtattaggggggtggggggatggAATAGAATGGGGACTTAAAGAAATTGAATCATTGTGTATATAGACTTAATGTGACCTGTTAAGTTTAATACCAAACTCCTTCATGAGTAAGCAGATtttttgaatattatttactCCAATGGTAATACTGAGGGGCTCCTCTTATCACaccatatatttatttaaatataaacaGGGGCGTAGGCAGAAATATTTCAGTGGGATGGCCAGTGACTCAGTGAGGGTCGACCAAGGGTGGCCGTGCGTGCATCCATCTGCAGCCTGActttcatgaaataaaatgtgcgcTTCATTCACTAGAATCTGCTTTTGTGTCTCATTTCATAGTCTACTTTGCTCTCATGCACTTATTCACTAGCAAACAGTCAAGCAGTGATCAATTGTGACAGACGGCCCATATTTTGCAAACAACAATCAATGGCTccttcattcaaatcatttcgaaaaattacaataactcaagtgtttttgttcctaC
This genomic interval carries:
- the gosr1 gene encoding Golgi SNAP receptor complex member 1, whose protein sequence is MVVDVPNPEVGDVSDKTKMAGMGSSNYWEDLRKQARQWENELDLKLVSFSKLCTSYNSPRDGRRGDTSDTTPLLNNSTQDRMFDTMSVEIEQLLAKLTTVNDKMAEYTNAPGAASLNAALMHTLQRHRDILQDYTHEFHKTKGNFLAIREREDLLGSVRKDIEMYKSGSGVNNRRTELFLKEHEHLRNSDRLMDDTISIAMATKENMTSQRSILKSIQSRVNTLANRFPAINSLIQRINLRKRRDSLILGTVIGVCTILLLFYAFH